GGTTGACGGTGGGCCGGCGAGTGCCGACGTCGATGAAGAGGTCATCATGACACATCAAGTGGCCGACTCACTCGCGAGTCGGACCCGAGTCGAGTTCAACTGACCCGATGTGATCGGATTGAATTATGTCGGTGTGGGTGGTTTACTAAGTTTGATCGAGtattattatgataaaaatgatGTGGCTGATATGTCAGCTTCATGTAGCAATATGTCAGTCTTATCCTGATATATCAACTCCACTTAGATTATGAATGAATGCTAAGTTTTTACTTTTGTTGTTTCATGCGAAGGACGTAATGGTCATCGAAGTCCAACGGATATAGTTCATGTAACCAACCCATAGGCAACATATGGTCAACCTATAGATGACCTGTGATCGATATATTGTCGATACTTAATCAACATGTAAACGATGCTTGGCCAACAGGTAGATCACCGATTACCACATGACCTCATCGGATAAGTCACAATCAAACAATGGTCATGATTGACCATCACGACATGAGAGGTGTAATTAGCAAAAATGATAGTCCGATGCAAATGAAAAACAATTATGATCAAGTCTTTCACTCTATTACTACATAAGTTGCATGATATATGGATAAAATGAACCAAGATTTTTACTATGAAAAAGGAGCACTTTTTGAGCACACAAACTTACTCTTTAGTTTGACCTGTCTAACTAATCCAACCATTTACGGAGTGTTGAATGAGCATTATGCCCTCgatatagctttttttttttttttttttttctcagagcCGAGGTAGCTTACCTtcagattagataaaaaaaaaaaaaaagacttggtCGGACAAGCATGAACAACCAAATCTAACATAAAACAAGTTTCAAATAGATATTCTTATTAGTGAGCTTTTGTGTCAGTTATAATGTCTTGCaatatgattatattatttttggtatatatatatatatagtccaccCTTGAGGATGGTTGTTGGGAGGGGCTAGTCGACCTTTCCCAATCTTCTGGAGGCCATGATGTTGTCACCGTTGATCCAAGTCACTTCTCCATTGCATTGATGTTTCTTACCTCAGCCACATGAGTTATGATAGTGGCTTGCACATTACGTAGAGCACCGGAGGATGCTGTCTTATTCTAAGATATGAAGAGGTTGAGCAATAGGATTCAAGAAGGATTGTGTTGAAACATAAGCTTCGCAAATTTAGGTGGTGGTGGGTGAAGCTTTCATGTTGGATCCTTGTTTGACCTTCTCACTAGACTGATGAAGATGTGCCAACAGCTGCATCCTATTTCACTTGTCAACTTAAACTCATCTCTTGGATCCTACCTATGTTCAAGAAGCAGCAATCACAATAATGGAAAAGGATTATTGTGTCATTAATTTTGCTTAATATGACATTCTCAATAAAGATATTATCTCCTGTATTAACTAATCTTCGGTTATAAATTTATGCATAATTCAGTTTCCAATTTACCAATCTGATTTATCAAGTGAATTACGTTAAGTCCATGGAGCATTTATCACCATTTCACAGTAAATAATAGCTTTGACACAATCAATCAATGTTCATCATCACCGTTGCACAAAGCCTGAATGATTCTTGAACCTTGCAGTGCTCAACAAACCAGACTCGCATTGAAGAAATGGCAGTACTATTTACAACAGCTATTTCCCAGCACTTGGATGATACCAAGAAGGAAAAGGGAATTGCATGAAATGGCATCGGATCCCTTGGTCATGCATTATATTCCACATTGGATGTAACATGTATTTCAAGAACAAAGACCCCACGAGACTCATTTTTTGATCTTAATTTCTAGTTAGAGAAATGAATACTGAACATGCAAACTGTCTTGGTTTTGGAGGTCCCATCTGTTTTTACTATATGGAAACAACTCAAGCATCAAACATCTTGACCTTCTATGAATCAAATTAATGGAACCATTGGCTCAAGCAAGCCATAAATGAAGAAACCCCGAGTGAAACCAAACTTACAACAGCTCGTTGATTTTGGCATAACTTCTTCCACTTTGATATCAAGTTTTGCTGACAAGTGAAACCAGCTCAATATCTTCGATATCATCAACGTCTTCTTCAAGAACTTCAGTATTATCATCTGTGTCAAGCATGTCAGCAGGAAGAAGTGTAGAATTTTGATCACTTTTCGGTACTAAAAATAGAAGAACTAAAGGTACAATTCGCATTATGTTCCTAATCAATATGGCAGCCCAAAGATTACCGAACTCTGTTCGTGTAACCTTTAGAAGATGAAGCAGTAGACCACCAGCCCATGATGATGTGAGTAAGCCAACATTATCGATGGACATAAGCAGGGCAAAGAAGGTGCCTTCGATGCCAGGAGGGCAAAGCTTGGAACTCAACACAAGAAGTGGCATCCACTTGAATTGACCAACCATTCGTGAGACACTCTCATCAATCACAGCAAAGAAATAATCAGGTAACCCAAACTTCAAGTTCAGACGAAGTACCATAACTAAGTCCAGCATTCCAGCGATACCAGAAATCAGCTGACTCCAAAAAAGCAACCCACGGAACGGATAGTCCTTCAGAATGTTTTGATATAGTAGCACTCCAAGAAGAGAACCCACAGAGCCAATGGAAAAGATGAAGCCTATTGTTTCCTGCATGAAAATGGAGATCACATATACTACAAGAGTTGAACCAGTGATGTTCTTACGGTCAAAGGAGCATAAATACCTCAGAGAAAGATGGACCTGATTTTTTATCTGTGTACCAATAAAACATTCCTTCTTCAATATTCAAGCTTAAGGCAAgagacatatacatgtatacacaaGGTCTCCACACAGAAGGGCATTGTAAAGTTGTCCGCATTGTTCGGATGGCTTGCTGCAACTTTTGAAAGACCTGATATAAGAAGATACTGTATGAGTATGAAATAAAACAATCAAAGCTGAGACTGTAACTTACTTTCATATTCCATTAATCGAATCTAACCTCTCCATAAGCAAAGTTTGGTATGTGCGTCTCCTTTAGCATTATGCCAACTGAGAGTACAAGCACCGAAGGAATGCTTAACAAGCCAAGTACGCCCTTTAGAATAGAAGAATGTGAAACAATCAGTCAAAAGTAAAACTCGGAAGGGAGAAAATGTTTTTCACAGTGAACCTTTAGATTTGTTATCCAGGATCAAGATGCAAGTTGGATCCTCTGATGCAACCATTGCTATTATCATGGCAGTGAGTGACAAGGAATtaatatggaaaaaaaaaatgcttgACTTGGATATTCTAAGAAGCTAACCTGAGAACCAATTGCATGAACTAGTAGGCCACTGATGGAAAAACCCAAAAGTCTTCCAATAGATGAACTTAATCCACACAAGCTTTGCATATCAGCAGCAAGGGAAGGATGGTTTATACTGTTTTGTGCAACACAGGCATCAACAGTCACATCTGCTATTGCCACACCTGCACTTCCTATGGTCatcgccagcaaagcaaatatgaCATGGAGTTTGCTATGCAGAGATAGAGTAAGCATTGATAAAATTCCCAAAAGACCTGCATTTTCCACAGAGATATTCTCAGTTCACGCGATTCAACATCTGCAGAAGATATGGCTTAAAAGTTCATAATTATGAATCAACAAATAAGATCATACATAAAGATGGTGCAGAATAAACAAAATGCCAAGAAAAACAAAGCAAGTATACAGACACGAATTCAAGATTCGGAACATAAGAATAACGACAATATTGTATATTCGGTACTTCAGGAATAAAGGAAAAGTTAAGAGTCCGAAgtagaaacaacaaaaaaaatacCATTGTAACTAATATAAAAGATCTAATGAACAATCAGCACTATGATCGGTATACAACTACTTAGGGCATATTTGGTTGTTCATGCTTTCAATTTAACTATAAAACCGGCCTAACTTGGTTGCAATTGCAGGTTGCATTTGGTTGCCTGCAAACTGGGGCTGCATTGCAATTTAAATGCAATTCTGTTTGTTAGGGCCTTACTTTATAACACTTGCATGGAAAACCACCAGAAACCAAAATAACTGTAGTTGATTTTGTAGGATCTGGCTAGATGACAGATGCATGGTCATTCTCTTGTACAAGCATCTCCACAAGTGTATTTTGTTAGTCGCTTGTAATTGGACATCTGTGGTACAATTAAGGGCAACCAAATACACCTCAGTAGTGGCAGCCAACATCACTAATGTGAGACTAGGCAGCAAGAGGCAAAAAGATTTAAATCATAGCTTCCTTTCTAAGTATAGGCAAATAATAGCAAATTGGGTATCAGATATTTCTTATGACTACAGCCAGAAGTTTCTATCTTGCCGATAGCATCTCAAAGACAAGAGTCGCTGATAATAAAGTCTTTAAGGGAACACAGAAGCTGCTTGTACAAATGACAATAGCAAGATCATGTTTAATTAGGATCAAGTGATTGCTAAAAGTTAAATTAACTTTAGATAGAACACAAATCTAGATTAATATTTCTTATATTACTTCTCCGATATCCAATCTCTATGTATTACTCAAGCCTACTACCTTCTGAGCTATTTTTGAGGATCAAGAAGCCTATGACTACAAGTCAAGAGCCACCAATGCAAAGAGGATAAGCGAGAAAGCCTGCAGATGATCCTACTGAAAACATAAACATATGGTCAAAATGCTTTGTGATATGAAGCGCCACCAAAATGTGCAACTTAAGACATCACAacaagcaacaaaaaaaaaaatcaaaatccatTATTTCTCAGCTGCACAATTCTTACATGAAAACCTAAGATATCCTCCACTGGTGGACAACTAATGGCACCCTTCGCAATCATAAGTCACTAAAACAAGATTCTTGGCAAGATGCAGAGTGATGATGCAACCCACAGTTAAATTCACTTCCAAAACAATTCAGTTGCAATAAATAATATGCTCAACAAATAAGAGAAGGAAGGAATGAGATTGGCCTCCTTACCTGACAAGATGAAGTATGGTCGCCTCCTATACCCAGCCACGGGGAGTACATCAGTAAGAAGACCCCAGAGAGGCTTGACGATCCAAGGAATCGAAGTGATTCCCTGATAGACTTGCGCCGCCGAAGGATGCACCATTTGAACGTCCTTCCAGTAGTAGTCCGTAGCAACCCTCGATATGGAGCCGCCCATCCCCTGGCTGATCCCGTACACTGCGATGACGCCGAATACAAAGCTCCAATGCATCTCCTCGGACAGCATTCTGAACCATCGCAAGGGAGACCAATCCGAAAACCGATATCCTTCACCGGAATCCCGGGATCCTTCCTCGGGAGCTTCCTTCCGCTTCATCTGAGCTCCAGCTAGCTCAATATTCTCTTCCATGACCTCCGTATCCTCGGAAACCTGTGAAGACAGTGGAGCCACCATCTGCGAACCGATATCTCCTCCTCTTTTGTCGAGATTTCCTCAGAAAACTACCATTCAACGCCTAAAACTCGGGTATTTCATGGTTCTTTCTCACTAAAATGGGGCTCATTGTTGAGATCTGAACTTACACAAACCATGAAATTAAGATAAAACTAGGGAACGTTAAGATCCAGAGGCCACCGGAAGCATCATTGGGCGAAAAAGGAACCGGATTTCTTCACTCAACAGCGATATCTGCTGAGAAATTTAAGCTTGTCCTAGATTTCACGTGGAATGCTGAGAAAGGTTGCCTTGTTGCTCTCCAAAAAGGGCCGAGAACTCACAGATAAGACAAAAAGAAAGGACTTTTGGATCAAGAATGGCACCAGTAGCTCCGATGCCGCGAGACAGGTACTTGTACTCGGATCAAATACGATACGAGATGTAGAAGAAAGGGGAAACAAAAGACGATTTTTTTTAGACGAACCACCACCAAAATGCCGAAAACTCTAAGAGAAAAAGGCAATTAAGGTCGGCAATCGTTGATCGCCGGAAGAACGGGAGAAGAAGAAGTCTCGTTGGGTTAAGCTGATTCCTCCGACCAAACCCCCCCGCTCGATCATCTTGAAGCGCAACGTCCAACCGACACCCAGTTTCGCACCCAAGTTTAGGGTTTTGGCCTGCATGTGGGTCCCAGCTTACGTGGGCTAATAATTGCCTTCGTCAACGATCGACTTGGGTTTTTGGTCCCTCGTGTGTTTTCCGCTTCACCTGTCGGTCATGTGAAAAATGTGAATTGTGTAAACGAAATTGTTGaagtaattaatttatttaactgTAATTTAGAAGAATCCTAACATGGAGTTAATCATGAAATGGAAACAATGCATGCCGATTTTAtatattgcataagaaatgttattatgaaatgatttgtatcGATTTATTAGTTCGGATTCGTATATAATATTATGATCATTAATTTACAAATGATCGAATACATTTTATATTTGTTATAAATGTTATTTTTATGATTATGATTGCTAAATATAATTTTTCCATTACAATTTAACTTAATGTATTAGTACCAATAGTAAATATATTTCAACAAGCTTTTGCTTTATTCGTATCAAGATTACTTAACCTTGTGTTAGAAGAAatattttgagaaagaaaaaagtaTGGTTATGCTACTATGGATTTTTTAGGTATTATAATGTCACGTAATCAttcattaaatataattttttatatcataaaatattttctctcATGGGATCAGttattgatgaggataataattgcgacaagactcgggctgacgtcaactgccccagatgacgcctcacgcctcgatcgactcgacagcacctggtcaaatggACCGGAACgccggccgaggcgcattaacatcctgctcaggcccaacccctcacgccacgccaacatcggtgtcagacgctaccagaagtacgatttTGTCCCCTACGAGCATGTACATTAAACAATGGtaaccttccctataaataccctctcgttcatcagaaaggggagaaaaagaggagggaggagacaacttagctaaagaaacctCCTTTaccatccactgacttgatcgtcggaggggtcgggccgagcaccccgacctgACCTTTGTGTAGGTGCGAAGCCAAAGGTCCCCATTGGACGCGTAGGCAAGGAGCCCCCTCCCGGAGGAAACGGCGATCCCGTCCCGATCAGACCATGGCAGCCAGCCACCTCAGCGGACTCAAAGGTCGTCCCgggaagatcccccatcatccggacccgaaccaagctacgtcggccccgaggccatggctcaagtttgtttacaccaacattttggcgctagaaggagggccctgaTGTCGAGGGATCACCCGATTGGCTCAGACGAGCCCGCGGTTGAGAGGTCACACCCGATTAGAGCTTCGGGGGAACATCCCCTGCACGGAGatcatcgtgacgaacaccccgccatgACCTCAGAGCGATATTGGCAGATATTCAACGACCCAAGCTTGTCGCCGCCCGATGGCGCCCCCGTCGACCCGTCGCCCGTGTCGTCCGAGACCTTTCACGACCTCACCCACCAAGTCTGAACTCTGACCGCTATGGTGCAATCCATTATTCCACTTGTTTCTCGTCCGCTGCACTTGCCGGCCGTCCAACCACTGCGGCAACATGAGCCACCCGTTCAGGCTCGCACGCCACCTCGGGAGCTCCCCGCTTCGCTTCGGGTCCCATCGGCCCCACTCGAGGATCGAGTGACGGCAAACCCGAGAGGCCACTCGGAACTCGAGGTGCTGTCTTCGGATTCTacagactccctgcgagcccagttgcACTTCATCAGCCAACAACTCGACGAGATGCAGAATGAGCttcgcaggtccaagggagagctcggggaggacgcacaccaggGATCTCCGTTCACATCCGAGATACAGGATCGGACGGTGTCCCCGAACTTTCGACTCCCCTCCCTATACGCTTACgacggctccaccgacccagcAAACCATGTAGCCGCTTTTCGTGCCCAGATGACACTGTATGGAACTTCTGATgctttgatgtgcagggcatttccCACCACCCTGAGGGGGCCGGCCCGCACATGGTACAACAGCCTGAAGACCGGGActatcgcctccttcgaccagctcgtcaaGGACTTCGAACTTAACTTCTTGGCCTATGCCCGACCGAAATCGTCCGTGGCAATGCTCAtcagactcaaccaaagggaggacgagcccctctcacattttgtggatcgctcATCCCTCTCTATTAGTGCAAGCGTTTATGATATGCCTACGACCCTCCAGATTTTcctggtccctcgcggagcgaccCCTCACCACGGTGTCAGAGATGCTCTagcgggctaaccagtacatcgcggTGGAGGCTTGGGTGGCCATAAGGAGAAGGGACGACTTTTGGCAGCGGGCTCCATAGaagaggtcaagcacccgcggtggctatccgatgtagtcctcgtgaaaagaaatctaagccctgcctcagtctcttccgagcgaagactgcccgaggccacacctgcgcggcttgcccacctacgtcgtgctcctcgactccatgttgcccgagaccacacctgcgcagccttcccgcctgcgtcgtgctcctcggctccatgttgcccgagaccatgcctgcgcgccctgcccgcctgtgtcgtgctcctcggctccatgcttcccgagaccgcGCCTGCACGActtgcccgcctgcatcgtgctcctcggctccatgctgcccgagaccacgcctgcgtgacCTGCTCGcctgagttgtgctcctcggccgcatgtcgcccgagaccacgcctgcgcggcctgcccacccgCGCCGAGCTCcttggctgcatgttgcccgagaccacaacctctgcgcagccatcccgcctgagtcgtgctcctcggctgcatgtcgccCGATACCACTTTCTCTACGCTGCCTGCCCGCCTGAGACGTTCTCCTCAAGCTGCATGTTGTTCGAGACCACCGTCGCATGCCCAGCCTCCCTTATTTGCTAAATCCGGACTGCGCCCCTGGTAACGGACCAGCAGCTGCCCGACAAGGACAAATactgaaagctgaagccatgcctcggactcccgttacaacgaccgacgcatgGCTTCTTtctgggggggaatatgatgagaataataatggcgacaagactcgggctgacgtcaactgccccagatgacgcctcatgcctcgatcgacccgacagcacctggtcaaacggaccaaAATGCCGAtcgaggcgcattaacgtccTGCTCAGGCCCaatccctcacgccacgccaacatcgGTATtagacgctaccagaagtacgatttTGTCCCTTGCGGGCATGCACATCAAACAACGATAACCTtcactataaataccctctcgttcatcagaaaggggagaaaaagaggagggaggagacaacttagctaaagaaaccccctttaccatccactgacttgatcgtcggaggggtcgggccgagcaccccgacccgacctttgtgcaggtgcgaagtcgAAGGTCTCCACTGGACGCGTAGGCGAGGAGCCCCCTCCCGGAGGAAACGACTATCTCGTCCCAATTGGACCA
Above is a genomic segment from Musa acuminata AAA Group cultivar baxijiao chromosome BXJ3-4, Cavendish_Baxijiao_AAA, whole genome shotgun sequence containing:
- the LOC103980296 gene encoding probable folate-biopterin transporter 2 isoform X2, with the translated sequence MVAPLSSQVSEDTEVMEENIELAGAQMKRKEAPEEGSRDSGEGYRFSDWSPLRWFRMLSEEMHWSFVFGVIAVYGISQGMGGSISRVATDYYWKDVQMVHPSAAQVYQGITSIPWIVKPLWGLLTDVLPVAGYRRRPYFILSGLLGILSMLTLSLHSKLHVIFALLAMTIGSAGVAIADVTVDACVAQNSINHPSLAADMQSLCGLSSSIGRLLGFSISGLLVHAIGSQGVLGLLSIPSVLVLSVGIMLKETHIPNFAYGEVFQKLQQAIRTMRTTLQCPSVWRPCVYMYMSLALSLNIEEGMFYWYTDKKSGPSFSEETIGFIFSIGSVGSLLGVLLYQNILKDYPFRGLLFWSQLISGIAGMLDLVMMIILKFLKKTLMISKILSWFHLSAKLDIKVEEVMPKSTSCCKFGFTRGFFIYGLLEPMVPLI
- the LOC103980296 gene encoding probable folate-biopterin transporter 2 isoform X1; protein product: MVAPLSSQVSEDTEVMEENIELAGAQMKRKEAPEEGSRDSGEGYRFSDWSPLRWFRMLSEEMHWSFVFGVIAVYGISQGMGGSISRVATDYYWKDVQMVHPSAAQVYQGITSIPWIVKPLWGLLTDVLPVAGYRRRPYFILSGLLGILSMLTLSLHSKLHVIFALLAMTIGSAGVAIADVTVDACVAQNSINHPSLAADMQSLCGLSSSIGRLLGFSISGLLVHAIGSQGVLGLLSIPSVLVLSVGIMLKETHIPNFAYGEVFQKLQQAIRTMRTTLQCPSVWRPCVYMYMSLALSLNIEEGMFYWYTDKKSGPSFSEETIGFIFSIGSVGSLLGVLLYQNILKDYPFRGLLFWSQLISGIAGMLDLVMVLRLNLKFGLPDYFFAVIDESVSRMVGQFKWMPLLVLSSKLCPPGIEGTFFALLMSIDNVGLLTSSWAGGLLLHLLKVTRTEFGNLWAAILIRNIMRIVPLVLLFLVPKSDQNSTLLPADMLDTDDNTEVLEEDVDDIEDIELVSLVSKT